One segment of Mycolicibacterium sp. YH-1 DNA contains the following:
- a CDS encoding SigB/SigF/SigG family RNA polymerase sigma factor, with the protein MTTQLEVRPATETSSPPQATRAQDVRTEGIDEFADVADLFVVLRETSVGTLAHARAREAIVARCLGLADRVARHFDRRGEDLEDLVQVARVGLVNAVNRFDPDKGSSFVAFAIPTMMGEVRRHFRDHGWSMHVPRRLKDRHIAVSRATTSLIQVLGRAPTPSELAEYLDVDRDDVVESLVASAAYRTQSIDAPVVSGDGSARHIADTIGTIDAAFGDVTDRESVRPLLAALPEREREILYLRFFASMTQSQIAERIGVSQMHVSRILERTLRELRVQLS; encoded by the coding sequence ATGACCACGCAACTCGAAGTACGGCCCGCGACAGAGACTTCGTCGCCGCCGCAAGCAACCCGAGCGCAGGACGTACGCACGGAGGGCATCGACGAGTTCGCCGACGTCGCCGACCTTTTCGTCGTACTGCGCGAAACGTCTGTCGGCACTCTGGCGCACGCTCGCGCCCGCGAGGCCATCGTCGCGCGTTGCCTGGGCCTGGCCGACCGAGTCGCCCGGCACTTCGACCGCCGCGGTGAGGATCTCGAGGATCTGGTCCAGGTGGCGCGCGTCGGGCTGGTGAATGCCGTCAACCGGTTCGATCCCGACAAGGGTTCAAGCTTCGTCGCGTTCGCGATTCCGACGATGATGGGCGAGGTCCGCAGACACTTCCGCGACCACGGCTGGTCGATGCACGTGCCACGTCGGCTCAAGGACCGGCATATCGCAGTGTCCCGCGCCACCACCAGCCTGATTCAGGTCCTCGGCCGGGCACCCACACCGAGCGAGCTGGCTGAGTATCTCGACGTCGACCGCGACGACGTCGTGGAGAGCCTCGTTGCCTCCGCGGCGTACCGCACACAGTCGATCGATGCGCCCGTCGTCAGTGGAGACGGCAGCGCCCGACACATCGCAGACACCATCGGAACGATCGATGCCGCCTTCGGCGACGTCACCGACCGGGAATCCGTGCGACCGCTGCTGGCCGCCCTGCCCGAGCGTGAGCGTGAGATCCTGTATCTACGGTTCTTCGCCTCGATGACACAGAGCCAGATCGCCGAACGCATCGGCGTGTCACAGATGCACGTGTCCCGCATCCTCGAGCGCACGCTGCGCGAACTGCGCGTTCAGCTGTCATAG
- a CDS encoding magnesium transporter CorA family protein — MTEVRGRVWKSGEPQDGFSFEEISTYLADEETLVWADVYAPDHAALAALAEELGLNIWAVEDATAPKERTKATVYRTHTFFTVYAIQTVQAQDDTTSTLIKHRISGFVLPRGLITVRLPPEFDMDEVSERFDELGGQQHGVGALVHGLLDVVVDGHFQAVQKLDDGIESLEDELFADGGPKHGLQRRTFRLRKDLVDLRRVVLPMREVVSAIQHRRMDAKTSPELDPLYADLYDHVLRASEWTESLRDMITTVFETNLSLQDARLNTVMKKLTGWAAIIAVPTAVTGFYGQNVDYPGINTVAGFIASSAVIVLAVVVLYVMFRRRDWL; from the coding sequence ATGACCGAGGTACGCGGGCGAGTGTGGAAATCCGGTGAACCGCAGGACGGATTCTCCTTCGAGGAGATCTCGACGTATCTGGCCGACGAGGAAACACTGGTGTGGGCCGACGTTTACGCCCCCGACCACGCCGCTCTCGCCGCACTCGCCGAGGAACTCGGGTTGAACATCTGGGCCGTCGAGGACGCGACGGCGCCCAAGGAGCGCACCAAGGCCACGGTGTATCGCACCCACACCTTCTTCACCGTGTACGCGATTCAGACCGTGCAGGCGCAGGACGACACCACCTCGACGTTGATCAAGCACCGCATCTCGGGATTCGTGTTACCCCGTGGGCTCATCACGGTGCGTCTCCCGCCGGAGTTCGACATGGACGAGGTGTCGGAACGCTTCGACGAACTCGGCGGTCAGCAGCACGGCGTCGGCGCGTTGGTGCACGGGCTGCTCGATGTCGTGGTGGACGGCCACTTCCAGGCCGTGCAGAAGCTAGACGACGGTATCGAGTCCCTCGAGGACGAGTTGTTCGCCGACGGCGGACCCAAGCATGGACTGCAGCGTCGCACCTTTCGGCTTCGCAAGGACCTGGTGGACCTGCGCCGGGTGGTGTTGCCGATGCGCGAGGTGGTCAGCGCCATCCAGCACCGCCGGATGGACGCCAAGACCTCCCCCGAGCTCGATCCGCTCTACGCCGACCTCTACGACCACGTGCTGCGCGCATCGGAGTGGACGGAGTCGCTGCGCGACATGATCACCACCGTGTTCGAGACGAACCTGTCACTTCAGGACGCCAGGCTGAACACCGTGATGAAGAAGCTCACCGGCTGGGCGGCGATCATCGCGGTGCCGACCGCGGTCACGGGTTTCTACGGCCAGAACGTCGACTATCCGGGAATCAACACCGTCGCGGGTTTCATCGCCAGCTCGGCGGTCATCGTGCTGGCGGTGGTGGTGTTGTACGTGATGTTCCGCCGCCGCGACTGGCTCTGA